One part of the Microbacterium aurugineum genome encodes these proteins:
- a CDS encoding VanZ family protein, which yields MPSPRLAPVPGGVLIARVALVGYLLFVGFTVWLPATVSEKVTGLVGIMARWVADAGIAPYRPSAVVLEVLANVSLFVPVGLLLAFALPRLRLWQIVVIGALMSAVIESVQGFMPSRARWSGSLPCRSRC from the coding sequence ATGCCTTCCCCCCGCCTCGCCCCCGTGCCCGGCGGAGTGCTGATCGCACGGGTGGCGCTCGTCGGCTACCTCCTCTTCGTGGGGTTCACCGTCTGGCTGCCGGCGACGGTCTCCGAGAAGGTCACCGGTCTGGTCGGCATCATGGCCCGGTGGGTCGCCGACGCGGGCATCGCCCCGTACCGCCCGAGTGCCGTGGTGCTGGAGGTGCTCGCGAACGTCTCGCTGTTCGTGCCCGTGGGTCTGCTGCTCGCCTTCGCACTGCCGCGTCTGCGACTCTGGCAGATCGTCGTCATCGGCGCACTGATGAGTGCGGTGATCGAGTCGGTGCAGGGCTTCATGCCCTCCCGAGCACGCTGGTCGGGTTCGCTGCCTTGTCGGTCGAGATGTTGA
- a CDS encoding apolipoprotein A1/A4/E family protein: MSSSPFTGHELRQFEGIPETIAATATQYTNLGAAMKRTADTLRDIAASQISQGTEKLKQDAESIESDLRQAGIRYEGTGTALAPYATALETARAWYTNNHQELESAETAYHSAVSDQQDALWIPAADADQQSEDLMDAANAVTAASEAREDLWRAFDSTFSAWEAAFDTAADGVADAIDAADNDDGFWGTIASALVYIGYAIIAIAVVALFVVSSPWSTILLAATLALSAIHLAGTIYMYANGKASQSDVLWSTFGLVTAGVGGLASRSIRLATAANGGEALVTASQTASKFPSFASGVRTASMPQLSGFTNPFSTLARGSEWAALNKWGTALADWAAKSGPRSATIADAWADAVLSTVPKIGGAGVTSVGSWVAGVAGGFYSSPINPFYYSFGRP; this comes from the coding sequence ATGAGCAGTTCACCGTTCACCGGCCACGAACTGCGTCAGTTCGAAGGCATCCCCGAGACGATCGCGGCGACGGCGACGCAGTACACGAACCTCGGCGCCGCGATGAAACGCACCGCCGACACCCTGCGCGACATCGCCGCTTCGCAGATCAGCCAGGGCACCGAGAAGCTCAAGCAAGACGCCGAGAGCATCGAGTCCGACCTCCGCCAGGCGGGCATCCGCTATGAAGGAACCGGAACGGCTCTGGCCCCCTACGCGACGGCGCTGGAGACGGCGCGCGCCTGGTACACGAACAACCACCAGGAGCTGGAGTCCGCCGAGACCGCTTATCACTCCGCGGTGAGCGACCAGCAGGATGCGCTCTGGATACCGGCAGCCGACGCAGATCAGCAGTCAGAGGATCTCATGGACGCCGCGAACGCCGTGACCGCGGCTTCCGAGGCGAGAGAAGATCTGTGGCGGGCCTTCGACAGCACGTTCTCCGCGTGGGAGGCGGCCTTCGACACGGCAGCCGACGGCGTCGCTGACGCCATCGATGCCGCCGACAACGACGACGGGTTCTGGGGAACGATCGCCAGTGCTCTGGTGTACATCGGATACGCCATCATCGCGATCGCGGTCGTCGCGCTGTTCGTCGTCTCCAGCCCGTGGTCGACGATTCTCCTCGCCGCGACCTTGGCACTCTCGGCGATCCATCTGGCCGGCACGATCTACATGTACGCCAACGGCAAGGCATCGCAGTCGGATGTGCTGTGGAGCACGTTCGGCCTGGTCACCGCCGGTGTGGGTGGACTCGCCTCGCGCTCCATCCGCCTGGCGACGGCGGCGAACGGTGGAGAGGCGCTCGTGACCGCATCGCAGACGGCGTCGAAGTTCCCCTCGTTCGCGAGCGGAGTGCGCACGGCCTCGATGCCTCAGCTCAGCGGATTCACGAACCCCTTCTCGACTCTGGCGCGCGGCTCCGAGTGGGCGGCGCTGAACAAGTGGGGCACCGCCCTCGCCGACTGGGCGGCGAAGTCCGGACCGCGCAGCGCGACCATCGCGGATGCCTGGGCGGATGCCGTCCTGAGCACGGTTCCGAAGATCGGTGGAGCGGGCGTGACCTCGGTCGGCAGCTGGGTCGCGGGAGTCGCCGGAGGGTTCTACAGCAGCCCGATCAACCCGTTCTACTACTCATTCGGCCGCCCGTAG
- the rpsI gene encoding 30S ribosomal protein S9 has translation MADIQDTTETPQNFSTSTPETDVVEAAPRPVLSVPGAAVGRRKQAIARVRIVPGSGTITVNGRTIEDYFPNKLHQQLINDPFTVLNLAGAYDVIARISGGGPSGQAGALRLGIARSLNGIDEENNRPTLKKAGFLSRDARVKERKKAGLKKARKAPQYSKR, from the coding sequence GTGGCTGACATCCAGGACACCACCGAAACCCCCCAGAACTTCTCGACGTCGACTCCGGAGACCGACGTGGTCGAGGCGGCTCCCCGCCCCGTCCTCAGCGTCCCCGGTGCCGCTGTCGGCCGTCGCAAGCAGGCCATCGCCCGCGTGCGCATCGTCCCCGGCTCGGGCACGATCACGGTCAACGGCCGCACGATCGAGGACTACTTCCCGAACAAGCTGCACCAGCAGCTCATCAACGACCCGTTCACGGTGCTGAACCTCGCCGGTGCATACGACGTCATCGCTCGTATCTCCGGTGGTGGCCCCTCGGGTCAGGCCGGCGCACTCCGCCTCGGAATCGCTCGTTCGCTGAACGGCATCGACGAGGAGAACAACCGTCCGACCCTGAAGAAGGCCGGCTTCCTCTCCCGCGACGCTCGCGTCAAGGAGCGCAAGAAGGCTGGACTCAAGAAGGCCCGCAAGGCGCCTCAGTACTCGAAGCGTTAA
- the rplM gene encoding 50S ribosomal protein L13, which produces MTRTYTPKAGEVQRDWVVIDATDVVLGRLASHAATLLRGKHKPTFANHIDSGDFVIIVNAEKVALTGQKLQKKLAYRHSGYPGGLKSVTYAELLEKNPVRAVEKAIRGMLPKNSIGRQQLSKLKVYVGAEHPHAAQQPTPYTLDQVAQ; this is translated from the coding sequence GTGACGCGCACTTACACTCCCAAGGCTGGCGAAGTCCAGCGCGATTGGGTCGTCATCGACGCCACCGACGTCGTTCTCGGCCGCCTCGCCTCGCACGCCGCCACCCTCCTCCGTGGCAAGCACAAGCCGACCTTCGCCAACCACATCGACTCGGGTGACTTCGTCATCATCGTGAACGCGGAGAAGGTCGCGCTCACCGGTCAGAAGCTCCAGAAGAAGCTGGCTTACCGTCACTCCGGCTACCCGGGTGGTCTGAAGTCGGTCACCTACGCCGAGCTCCTCGAGAAGAACCCGGTCCGTGCCGTGGAGAAGGCCATCCGTGGCATGCTCCCGAAGAACAGCATCGGCCGCCAGCAGCTGTCCAAGCTCAAGGTGTACGTCGGTGCAGAGCACCCGCACGCCGCGCAGCAGCCGACGCCGTACACCCTCGACCAGGTCGCCCAGTAA
- a CDS encoding endonuclease/exonuclease/phosphatase family protein — protein MKVISYNLQKHRAAGELAALVREHDPDILCLQECDVPELPARIGDLELADATQGNRLGLALFYRSSSYHLQSIRTLGLKKSLHDRIAKPAHERVLGARLRDIDDGRDFIVASFHAAPLTALNSLRRHQIRAALTELAALGEGLPQLMVGDYNYPIFKENLGQAVRNHGYALSLSDDHTYTRYRVFRGHYDFATSAGFEIERITTLPQGASDHRPILVTVKPD, from the coding sequence ATGAAGGTCATCTCGTACAACCTCCAGAAGCATCGGGCCGCGGGCGAACTCGCGGCGCTGGTCCGCGAGCACGACCCCGACATCCTCTGCCTCCAGGAGTGCGATGTCCCCGAGCTTCCCGCGCGGATCGGTGATCTCGAACTCGCCGACGCCACACAGGGCAACCGCCTCGGCCTCGCCCTGTTCTATCGGTCGAGTTCGTACCACCTGCAGTCCATCCGCACGCTCGGGCTGAAGAAGTCGCTGCATGACCGGATCGCCAAGCCCGCCCACGAACGCGTGCTCGGTGCGCGACTGCGCGACATCGACGACGGCCGGGACTTCATCGTGGCCTCGTTCCACGCGGCACCGTTGACCGCGTTGAACTCCTTGCGTCGCCACCAGATCCGCGCCGCGCTCACCGAACTCGCGGCGCTGGGTGAAGGGCTGCCCCAGCTGATGGTCGGCGACTACAACTACCCGATCTTCAAGGAGAACCTCGGACAGGCCGTCCGCAACCACGGCTATGCCCTGTCGCTCAGCGACGACCACACCTACACGCGCTATCGGGTGTTCCGCGGACACTACGACTTCGCGACGTCGGCCGGGTTCGAGATCGAACGCATCACGACCCTGCCCCAGGGCGCGAGCGACCACCGGCCGATCCTCGTGACGGTCAAGCCCGACTGA
- the truA gene encoding tRNA pseudouridine(38-40) synthase TruA, which translates to MRIRLDIAYDGTHFRGWAKQPTLRTVQGTLEAALARIVGSDVQFVVAGRTDAGVHASGQVAHVDLDEKQWSRIESRQGRAPLEPAETIAGRMRGVLGAYSDVTVTRTSIAPEGFDARFSAVWRRYRYRLADARTGFDPLRRHDTTTVRGRLDEQAMDAAARTLIGLHDFAAYCKPREEATTIRTLLDYRWARDAEGVLVAEVKADAFCHSMVRALVGACAAVGEGRLGVDDLVVLRDALTRTSEFKVLAARGLILTEVGYPADDLLATRAEQTRARRDRG; encoded by the coding sequence GTGCGCATCCGGCTCGACATCGCCTACGACGGCACCCACTTCCGCGGGTGGGCGAAGCAGCCGACGCTCCGCACCGTGCAGGGGACTCTGGAAGCCGCCCTGGCCCGGATCGTCGGCTCCGACGTGCAGTTCGTCGTCGCCGGACGCACCGACGCCGGCGTGCACGCGAGCGGTCAGGTGGCCCATGTCGACCTCGACGAGAAGCAGTGGTCGCGCATCGAGTCCCGACAGGGCCGCGCGCCGCTGGAGCCCGCCGAGACCATCGCCGGTCGCATGCGGGGCGTGCTCGGTGCGTACTCGGATGTGACGGTCACCCGCACCTCGATCGCCCCGGAAGGTTTCGACGCGCGCTTCTCGGCGGTCTGGCGCCGGTACCGCTACCGTCTCGCCGATGCCCGGACCGGGTTCGACCCGCTGCGCCGGCACGACACGACGACCGTCCGCGGTCGGCTCGACGAACAGGCCATGGACGCTGCGGCGCGCACCCTCATCGGCCTGCACGACTTCGCGGCGTACTGCAAACCTCGCGAGGAGGCGACGACCATCCGCACGCTGCTCGACTACCGCTGGGCCCGCGACGCCGAGGGTGTGCTCGTCGCCGAGGTCAAGGCCGATGCGTTCTGCCACAGCATGGTGCGCGCGCTCGTGGGGGCCTGTGCCGCCGTGGGGGAGGGGCGGCTCGGCGTCGATGATCTCGTCGTGCTGCGCGATGCGCTCACCCGGACCAGTGAGTTCAAGGTGCTGGCCGCGCGCGGCCTGATCCTCACCGAGGTCGGCTACCCCGCCGATGACCTGTTGGCGACGCGGGCCGAGCAGACGCGCGCTCGCCGCGACCGCGGGTAG
- a CDS encoding GtrA family protein, translated as MDLPTRLRRLAGVGSRFLVVGALSTLIEVGVFNLLVFVWGWDVVAAKIVASLVALVNAYIGNREWTFRHRDRRGRTAEVVLFLATNAVCTALGAVLVWVGVEGVEAILGREPGAVAVNLVNLTSIVIVVLLRFVLYHGIVFRASPKP; from the coding sequence ATGGATCTTCCCACCCGACTGCGTCGGCTCGCCGGCGTCGGCAGCCGGTTCCTGGTCGTGGGCGCGCTGAGCACTCTCATCGAGGTGGGGGTCTTCAACCTCCTGGTGTTCGTGTGGGGCTGGGATGTCGTCGCCGCGAAGATCGTGGCTTCACTGGTCGCGCTCGTCAACGCCTACATCGGCAACCGGGAGTGGACCTTCCGGCACCGTGATCGGCGGGGGAGGACCGCGGAGGTCGTGTTGTTCCTCGCCACGAACGCCGTCTGCACCGCCCTGGGCGCTGTTCTCGTCTGGGTGGGGGTCGAAGGCGTGGAGGCGATTCTCGGGCGAGAGCCGGGCGCTGTCGCGGTCAACCTCGTGAACCTGACGAGCATCGTGATCGTGGTTCTGCTGCGCTTCGTGCTTTATCACGGCATCGTCTTCCGCGCGTCCCCGAAGCCGTGA
- the glmM gene encoding phosphoglucosamine mutase produces MPIFGTDGVRGLANGILTADLALTLAQATAVVLGQGRTAEARKAEGKRLTAVVARDPRVSGHFLTAAVSAGLASSGVDVLEAGVIPTPALAFLVADRDADFGVMISASHNAAPDNGIKIFARGGRKLPDVVEQRIEEAMHGEMLRPTGAGVGRIDRFSDAEDRYVVHLLGSLPNRLNGIHVVLDCAHGAASGVSPETFRDAGAEVTVIGADPDGWNINDGVGSTHLDNLAEAVVRLGADIGIAHDGDADRCLAVDAEGKVIDGDQIMAILAVSMKERGHLTDDTLVATVMSNLGLHVAMREHGITIRQTAVGDRYVLEDMNEGGYALGGEQSGHVIMSEYATTGDGILTGLHLVAEMARQKKTIAELASVMTVYPQVLINVRDVDKDRVSEDEVVQQAVRDIETELGDTGRVLLRKSGTEPLVRVMVEAADAESVHAYAGRLAEVVQERLAL; encoded by the coding sequence ATGCCGATCTTTGGCACGGACGGCGTGCGAGGACTCGCCAATGGCATCCTCACCGCCGACCTGGCGCTCACCCTGGCCCAGGCGACTGCTGTCGTCCTGGGCCAGGGCCGTACTGCGGAGGCCCGCAAGGCCGAGGGCAAGCGACTCACCGCAGTTGTCGCCCGGGACCCCCGGGTCTCCGGACACTTTCTGACCGCGGCCGTCTCCGCAGGTCTCGCCTCCTCGGGCGTCGATGTGCTCGAAGCAGGGGTCATCCCCACGCCGGCGCTCGCGTTCCTGGTGGCCGACCGCGATGCCGACTTCGGCGTCATGATCTCGGCGTCGCACAACGCGGCCCCCGACAACGGCATCAAGATCTTCGCCAGAGGCGGACGCAAGCTCCCCGACGTGGTCGAGCAGCGCATCGAAGAGGCCATGCACGGGGAGATGCTGCGTCCCACCGGTGCCGGCGTCGGTCGGATCGACCGGTTCTCCGACGCTGAGGACCGCTACGTCGTGCACCTTCTCGGCTCACTGCCGAACCGTCTGAACGGCATCCACGTCGTGCTCGACTGCGCCCACGGCGCGGCCTCCGGTGTGTCGCCGGAGACGTTCCGCGACGCGGGTGCCGAAGTCACCGTCATCGGGGCGGACCCTGACGGCTGGAACATCAACGACGGGGTCGGTTCGACCCACCTCGACAACCTCGCCGAGGCCGTCGTGCGTCTGGGAGCCGACATCGGCATCGCCCACGACGGCGACGCCGACCGATGCCTGGCCGTCGACGCCGAGGGCAAGGTCATCGACGGAGACCAGATCATGGCGATCCTCGCGGTGTCGATGAAGGAGCGCGGCCACCTCACCGACGACACCCTCGTCGCGACCGTGATGAGCAACCTCGGACTCCACGTCGCGATGCGCGAGCACGGGATCACGATCCGGCAGACCGCTGTCGGCGACCGGTATGTGCTCGAGGACATGAACGAGGGCGGGTACGCCCTCGGTGGCGAGCAGTCGGGTCATGTCATCATGAGCGAGTATGCGACCACGGGGGACGGCATCCTCACGGGTCTTCACCTCGTCGCGGAGATGGCGCGGCAGAAGAAGACGATCGCCGAGCTCGCCTCGGTGATGACCGTCTACCCGCAGGTGCTCATCAACGTGCGCGACGTCGACAAGGACCGCGTCTCCGAAGACGAGGTCGTGCAGCAGGCCGTGCGCGACATCGAGACCGAGCTGGGAGACACCGGCCGCGTGCTGCTGCGCAAGTCCGGCACCGAGCCGCTCGTCCGCGTCATGGTGGAGGCGGCCGACGCCGAGTCGGTGCACGCCTACGCAGGACGCCTGGCGGAGGTCGTCCAGGAGCGTCTCGCGCTCTGA
- a CDS encoding Ppx/GppA phosphatase family protein produces MRLGVLDIGSNTVHMLAADVRPGGRPLATTSDRTVLRLMRYLTPDGAISEEGVQALETAVTQARRVAEAERVDALLATATSAVRDARNGAAVIARIEAALGQPLQVLDGETEAELTFLAVRRWFGWSAGQLLLLDIGGGSLEIAAGAEEMPDAAASVPLGAGRMTVQYLPNDPPGEADVERLRAHAEATIATVLPRFVALPRPDHVVGSSKAIRSLARLVGYPAPGWSGSERMLLPRASLGSWIPRLARLPASARQELPGITPDRTFQIVAAAVSLHVAMTALELEELEVSPWALREGVLLRYIEHLNGTPIETESIEEPPRLP; encoded by the coding sequence GTGCGCCTGGGAGTCCTCGACATCGGATCAAACACCGTTCACATGCTGGCGGCCGACGTCCGCCCCGGTGGACGTCCGCTCGCGACGACGAGCGACAGGACGGTGCTGCGCCTCATGCGCTACCTCACACCCGACGGCGCGATCTCGGAGGAGGGCGTGCAGGCGCTCGAGACCGCGGTCACTCAGGCCCGCCGCGTCGCCGAGGCCGAGCGCGTCGACGCCCTCCTGGCCACCGCGACCAGCGCGGTGCGTGACGCCCGCAACGGCGCGGCGGTCATCGCCCGCATCGAGGCCGCTCTGGGGCAACCCCTGCAGGTGCTCGACGGCGAGACCGAGGCGGAGCTGACCTTCCTCGCCGTGCGGCGCTGGTTCGGCTGGTCGGCCGGACAGCTGCTGCTGCTCGACATCGGCGGGGGCTCTCTGGAGATCGCGGCCGGAGCGGAGGAGATGCCCGACGCCGCCGCGTCCGTGCCCCTCGGAGCCGGGCGCATGACGGTGCAGTACCTCCCGAACGACCCGCCCGGCGAGGCGGACGTCGAGAGACTGCGCGCGCACGCGGAGGCGACCATCGCGACCGTCCTGCCCCGATTCGTCGCCCTCCCCCGTCCCGATCACGTGGTGGGTTCCTCGAAGGCGATCCGCTCGCTCGCCCGCCTGGTCGGCTATCCGGCGCCGGGATGGTCGGGGAGCGAACGCATGCTGCTGCCGCGGGCGTCGCTCGGCTCGTGGATCCCCCGGCTCGCGCGCCTTCCCGCGTCGGCCAGACAGGAACTGCCGGGGATCACCCCCGACCGGACCTTCCAGATCGTGGCCGCGGCCGTGTCGCTGCACGTGGCGATGACCGCGCTCGAACTGGAGGAGCTCGAAGTGTCGCCGTGGGCGCTGCGCGAGGGAGTGCTGCTCCGCTACATCGAGCATCTGAACGGGACCCCGATCGAGACTGAGAGCATCGAGGAGCCGCCGCGGCTACCATGA
- a CDS encoding glycosyltransferase family 2 protein, with protein sequence MTLRHLAVVMPAYNEAEGIRDFIDEIRDSLSPVVDRVTFHIADDRSTDGTATVFDDVEDVAVEVQPLNRGHGPTALAAYRAGLAVEPDVLVHVDGDGQFHGRDFPRLLAALDAESADVVHGVRDGRTDPWYRKVLTGAVGLVIALAAGRRIPDVNTPLRAYRTPALRALVEATPPDASVPHVHFSLAEARAGFTVRYLRVDSIPRRGASATGTMWGRGSTVALPPKRLRLFVRTALVEAWELSLRPSAPLRNIHRPETVAR encoded by the coding sequence GTGACCCTCCGCCACCTCGCCGTCGTCATGCCCGCCTACAACGAGGCCGAAGGCATCCGCGACTTCATCGACGAGATCCGCGACTCCTTGTCTCCGGTGGTCGACCGCGTGACGTTCCATATCGCGGACGACCGCTCGACCGATGGGACCGCCACCGTGTTCGACGACGTCGAGGACGTCGCGGTCGAGGTGCAGCCGCTCAACCGCGGGCACGGTCCGACCGCACTCGCGGCCTATCGCGCCGGGCTTGCAGTGGAGCCCGATGTGCTCGTGCACGTGGACGGCGACGGGCAGTTCCACGGCCGCGATTTCCCCCGGCTGCTCGCCGCGCTCGACGCCGAGAGCGCCGATGTCGTCCACGGCGTCCGCGACGGACGCACGGACCCCTGGTACCGCAAGGTGCTCACGGGAGCCGTCGGTCTTGTGATCGCGCTGGCCGCCGGGCGCCGGATCCCGGATGTGAACACCCCGCTGCGGGCGTACCGCACGCCAGCCCTGCGGGCCCTGGTCGAGGCCACCCCACCGGATGCATCGGTGCCGCACGTGCACTTCTCTCTGGCCGAGGCCCGCGCGGGGTTCACGGTGCGCTACCTTCGAGTCGACAGCATCCCCCGCCGCGGCGCTTCCGCCACCGGCACGATGTGGGGACGCGGGAGCACCGTCGCTCTCCCCCCGAAGCGCCTGCGCCTTTTCGTCCGCACCGCCCTCGTCGAAGCGTGGGAACTCTCCCTGCGGCCGTCCGCTCCGCTGCGCAACATCCATCGACCGGAGACCGTCGCGCGATGA
- the coaA gene encoding type I pantothenate kinase, with product MYCVTTVDPTLPLSPYREIGRAEWARLAAGLDQPLTETEVVELRGIGDRLSLTEVREVYLPLSRLLSLYATATKRLGAATSSFLQEDDTTTPFVVGVAGSVAVGKSTIARLLRELMSRWPGTPRVELVTTDGFLYPNAELERRGIMDRKGFPESYDRRALIEFLTEVKSGATEVRAPFYSHMRYDIVPDANVVVRRPDVVIVEGLNVLQPPPAPNDVAVSDLFDFSIFVDAETSHIEKWYVDRFLALRQAAFSNPSSYFNVFAHLTDEEAITTALGYWNEINMPNLVENVMPTRHRARLVLRKGADHDVESVLLRKL from the coding sequence ATGTACTGCGTGACCACCGTCGACCCCACGCTGCCGCTGTCGCCCTATCGGGAGATCGGACGCGCGGAGTGGGCGCGTCTCGCCGCCGGGCTCGATCAGCCGCTCACCGAGACCGAGGTCGTCGAACTCCGCGGTATCGGGGATCGTCTGTCCCTCACCGAGGTGCGCGAGGTGTACCTGCCGCTGAGTCGTCTGCTCAGCCTGTACGCGACGGCGACGAAGCGTCTGGGCGCCGCCACCTCGTCGTTCCTGCAGGAGGACGACACGACGACGCCGTTCGTCGTCGGCGTCGCGGGCTCGGTCGCGGTCGGCAAGTCGACGATCGCCCGTCTGCTGCGCGAGCTGATGAGCCGCTGGCCCGGCACCCCGCGAGTGGAGCTGGTCACCACCGATGGCTTCCTCTATCCGAACGCCGAGCTCGAACGCCGCGGCATCATGGACCGCAAGGGCTTCCCGGAGTCGTACGACCGGCGTGCGCTGATCGAGTTCCTGACCGAGGTGAAGAGCGGGGCCACCGAAGTGCGCGCGCCCTTCTACTCCCACATGCGCTACGACATCGTCCCCGACGCGAACGTCGTGGTGCGTCGCCCCGACGTCGTGATCGTCGAGGGGCTGAACGTGCTGCAGCCGCCGCCCGCCCCGAACGACGTCGCAGTGAGCGATTTGTTCGATTTCTCGATCTTCGTCGATGCCGAGACCTCGCACATCGAGAAGTGGTACGTCGATCGCTTCCTCGCTCTGCGGCAGGCGGCGTTCAGCAACCCCTCGTCCTATTTCAACGTGTTCGCCCATCTCACCGATGAGGAGGCGATCACGACCGCCCTCGGGTATTGGAACGAGATCAACATGCCCAACCTCGTCGAGAACGTGATGCCCACGCGACACCGGGCGCGACTCGTGCTGCGCAAGGGCGCCGACCATGACGTCGAGAGCGTGCTGCTGCGCAAGCTCTGA
- a CDS encoding polysaccharide biosynthesis protein encodes MSEKTIALAPRRRRALAATVDAGAWIVGILAAVVLRFEFEPTLAGWASTVVLALTAAAIQVGIGFSLRFYLGRFTYGSFEEVRNLAAAVSALALVLAVAVIIVGPFIGVPRGTVLLAFPFVLLLMFGVRYAARLFIERSRKPDDAADPAVVIGAGHVADTLLHNVTTDPSSPIRPVGILDDDPGKRHLRLRGVPVLGRTDQIAEIAARTGAKVLVIAIGRADAALLRRLTDDAEAAGLRVVVTPTLSSMVSGEESPGDVRDISIEDLIGRHPVDTNVELIAGYITGRRVLATGAGGSIGSELCRQLVKYGPSELMMLDRDETGPQMAQLGTAGHGLLDTRDVVLADIRDSAALFEIFRDRQPEVIFHAAALKHLPMLEQYPDEAWKTNVIGTLNVLDAAREAGVSTFINISTDKAANPTSVLGRA; translated from the coding sequence ATGTCGGAGAAGACGATCGCACTCGCGCCACGGCGCCGACGTGCACTGGCCGCGACGGTCGACGCAGGAGCCTGGATCGTGGGCATCCTCGCCGCCGTCGTGCTGCGATTCGAGTTCGAGCCGACGCTGGCGGGATGGGCATCCACGGTCGTGCTTGCCTTGACGGCGGCGGCGATCCAGGTGGGCATCGGGTTCTCCCTGCGTTTCTACCTCGGGCGCTTCACCTACGGGTCGTTCGAGGAGGTGCGCAATCTCGCGGCTGCGGTGAGCGCGCTGGCGCTGGTGCTCGCGGTGGCGGTCATCATCGTGGGGCCCTTCATCGGTGTCCCCCGGGGGACCGTCCTGCTCGCCTTCCCCTTCGTGCTCCTGCTGATGTTCGGCGTCCGTTACGCGGCCCGCCTGTTCATCGAACGGTCGCGCAAGCCGGACGACGCCGCGGATCCTGCGGTCGTCATCGGTGCCGGCCACGTCGCCGACACGCTGCTGCACAACGTCACCACCGACCCGTCCTCGCCCATCCGGCCGGTCGGGATCCTCGACGACGATCCGGGCAAACGGCACCTCCGGCTACGGGGCGTCCCGGTGCTCGGCCGCACCGATCAGATCGCGGAGATCGCGGCGCGCACGGGAGCGAAGGTCCTCGTCATCGCGATCGGACGCGCGGATGCGGCGCTGCTGCGTCGACTGACGGACGATGCGGAGGCGGCGGGCCTCAGAGTCGTCGTCACCCCGACCCTGAGTAGCATGGTGAGCGGCGAGGAATCGCCCGGGGACGTGCGCGACATCAGCATCGAGGACCTGATCGGGCGCCATCCCGTCGACACGAATGTCGAGTTGATCGCCGGGTACATCACAGGGCGCCGTGTGCTGGCCACCGGCGCCGGCGGATCGATCGGCTCGGAGCTGTGCCGCCAACTCGTCAAGTACGGGCCGAGCGAGCTGATGATGCTCGACCGCGACGAGACCGGCCCGCAGATGGCGCAGCTCGGAACGGCGGGCCACGGCCTGCTCGACACCAGAGATGTGGTGCTCGCCGACATCCGCGACAGCGCTGCCCTCTTCGAGATCTTCCGCGACCGCCAGCCCGAGGTGATCTTCCACGCCGCCGCGCTCAAGCATCTGCCCATGCTCGAGCAGTATCCGGACGAAGCCTGGAAGACCAACGTCATCGGCACGCTCAACGTGCTCGACGCCGCACGCGAGGCGGGAGTGAGCACCTTCATCAACATCTCGACCGACAAGGCAGCGAACCCGACCAGCGTGCTCGGGAGGGCATGA